In Salvelinus alpinus chromosome 19, SLU_Salpinus.1, whole genome shotgun sequence, the genomic stretch TCTTGGCTCCTACAATCAGAATTCAACTGACAATCATGACACTCCTTCCTTGACATGCAGTTGTTACTCTTTATCACAAATGTTGTACATGGAGGATGTTTCTGACACTACTGTGTCTACTAtcacagaaatagaatgaaatTCTATTTTTATGTCTACTAAACTGTAGCTCCTCCCTCCGCCTGATCCCTTAGCAATAAAAATCTTGCTAATAAGATCATTCTTCCACTGTAAAAATAACATTTCCCCACCCTCCTGTTCGCCACCTATCACGTGCATTTGTCTCTCCTCATCACATATGTCATAGTTAACTTAAAAATGTAAATTGCTGCTATCCCAAGCTTTCTTGTGACTTGTTGAGAATATAATTTGCCAGTACATGGTACTTTTCATTCACTACCTGTACATTGATCTATACAATAGCTATCTGCAATACAAATGACCATGGCTTCGACACAGAGGCTTCATATGAAGACATTCAACAGCATAGGAGATTAGACTTCACTACTAACCATGATGTGAATGATGTCAAAGGACTCAATACTAAAGCCAAATACACATGCATAACACAAGCACACATGCACTCATGCAAACACATAATTGCATAATcgtgcacgcatgcacacacagctTAAAACAAGCACAGTTGATCTCATATGAGAAAATCAGCTGTTCTGATATTCTAGTGTTATGGTACTCAAGTGTTCTGACTGGATTCTCCTGTGTTCTGTTATTCTGAAGTCTCATTTTTCTCTTGTTCTGTCTTTGCTGACAGTGTTCTAGTATTGGGGTGTTCTGTTGCTGTGGTTGCTCTGGTGCTGAGTTTTGGTTACTCtagtagtgttcctgtgtggtttCTTATCCTGTGCAGCAGGTGACAGTGGGCATCTTCTTGTTGGGACTTCTGTAGAGGTTAGTCACAGACTCCTGGTTCTCATCCCCATGAACCTGCTTGGTCATCTCTCtaatggggggaggggggaggaggaggagaacgagaacaaaagagaagaagaatagagaaagagagttaAAGGCATACCTCCACTGTATTGGCAttagtataattaagcaataaagcccgagaggtgtggtatatggccaatataccatggctaaaggCTGTTGTTAGGCACGATGCAACTCGGAACCCACAAACTCCCGAGGTGCTTATTGCTTATGGgcataattgtcacgccctggccttagttatctttgttttctttattattttagttaggtcagggtgtgacatgggggatgtttgtgtgttttttgtctagtctagggtgtgtgtattgtctagggggttttgtagagttcatggggttgtgttcagtgtaggtgtttatgtaagtcgatggttgcctggattgattctcaattagagacagctgtctatcgttgtctctgattgagagccatatttaggcagccataggcattaggtaggttgtgggtaattgtctatgttttgacgttagttgcttgtgtctgcacttacgtttgatagcttcacggtcgtttgttgttttgtctagtttgtattagtgttccTGTTTGTTTCTTCTTCTATtaaaaaagaagatgtatttatatcacgctgcgccttggtcctctctttcacataacgacgatcgtgacaataataaactgggtggttcgagcccttattgctgattggctgacagctgtggtatattacatttacatttaagtcatttagctgacgctcttatccagagcgacttacaaattggaaagttcatacatattcatcctggtccccccgtggggaatgaacccacaaccctggcgttgcaagcgccatgctctaccaactgagccacacgggacggtATATCAGACCTattaccatgggtatgacaaaacatacattttactgctctaattacgttggtaaccagtttataatatcaataaggtacctcgggggtttgtggtatatggccaatataccacggctaagggctgtgtccaggcactccgatGCGTCAtacgtaagaacagcccttagctgtggtatactggccatataccacacccccttgtgccttattgaTTAATTAGAGTACAGAACACTCTTGCACACTAGAGGCCagcaaaactttacatgttgttCTACATTTTGGTCctgtaaaaaaatattaaaaagtaTCCAACTCAGTCAGATCAGAGAGTACTCTAAGGAGCAACACATTTACAGGTAAAGATCACttagcagagagagaacagagatgtCTAGGATCCGGTATTTCTTACCTGGCCAGATGCAGCACGGCCTCTATGACATTAGATCCGTCTTTAGCACTAGTCTCACAGAAGAGGGCGTTATATGTCTGATAGGAAACAAACAACGCAACTCTCAAATCAGGCCGAAGTTCCATACATTGACCTGATCAGGCTATATTCTAGGGGACAACTAGACGTGACTGTCAATCCCTCTGAATAAGATAATCTGCAAAATGACAAATGTAACTAATGTAAAAGGTTTAAGTAAGACGTTGGGGTTTAGTGGTCTCACCATGGCCAGCTTCTCTCCGAAGCTGGTGGGGACACAGGTGACACTGTCCTGTAGCGCTTGCTCCCTCAGGTCACACTTATTTCCAACTAGCATGATGGGAATGTCATCCTGGGACACGTCCTGAACACAGATGGACAGCAGGTTAAAACACAGGCCAACAACACCGACAAACACAACACTGCTATCCAAAACTCAAAACTgatatgcgtcccaaatggcaccctattcccattattgtgcactacttttgaccagggcccatatggctctggtcaaaagtagtgcactgtagggtgccatttgggatgcacacactTATCACACAACTCAACACTGCGATGACATGGACACAACGTTGCTTCAACCAGTTTTTGGCCAGTGGGATGTTGCTATAACTAGCAACAAGATAGGCTAATGTTTAGACTTTAGAGTTCGTGATCTGGTTAATGATTAGCCCAATGGGGTAAATTGGCAACCTTCAGCCTAATTATTAGCCACTATGCTGCATCGGGTGGGCTACACCAGGTGATAATAATGGTTACCAAATAGCACACGTGCCTGATAATATGGATTATTGTTATATTGGGTTCATTTCTGTAGGGGgaaattacattttaaatgttttttttttttaagagggtggatcagctttaatgttgcggatagattgttgcttcaatcaatgtaattgtctgcatcatttccaatcccccatatatttttggggtaaatatatatatatatctatatatacatacatacacatacccacatatgtacatatactgtatataaaaatacatatatatacatatatacactttaattttttaatatattttttaaaaatatacCTTCCTTTATTGTTCCCTGCAAACCCTTTCACCCCTCCccttaattggagtaaactaataaacaataacacttaggcttctacttccagcttatacatactatacacattttacagacacaatctattttacaatagttatattttgtttgtttttagcccTGGCCTTCCTCTACTTCTGATGTCTATCCAGTTTGATTTATTTTTGTcatatattttaaatgtttatATTCATTCATTTTGGAGTAGGATGTCATTTTAAAAGTCACTGTGACTGTCTCACAGTCATTCTCCTCCCAAAAAGTTTACATCCCGTGTCATCACCCAGATGTGTGCtacacattggtggtggatgaggtgagttttaaCCTTACtatgtggggtggcaggtagcctagtggttagagcgttggcccaacaactgaaaggttgctggatcgaatccacgagctgacgaggtaaaaatctgtctttcttcCCCTGACCAAGGCAGTAAAcccctgttccccggtaggccgtcatagtaaataagaatttgtttttaactgacttgcctagttaaataaaataaaaaaaataaatgtgaaGTGCTTTGAGCATCTTGGAAAAGTGTCATATCAATTGGatgtaaaaatgtattatataAATTATTACTACCTCAATCATGTCCACCCATTCTCTCACGTTGAGAAAGCTCTTTTCACAGGTGACATCATACAGCAGGAGGACCCCGTCGGCTCGCCTGAAGTAGGACTTCGCAATGCTGCGGAacctaggacacacacacacacagggatagaGGTTAACAGAGCACCACTACATAGATTGGCTGAAATAGACatgttcactcacacacacacgcatgcaggcaaacacacacacacagctctcactaacccctgaccctgactctaaccctaaatcttccctaacactaaacctaacccctaaactcTCCTTTTTACAAGTGAGGAATGTTCTCACTTCTCTGAATATTTGTTGGTTTACACTTCTTGTGAGGACTTTTGGTACTCACAAATATAGTCAAACGtgtccacacacatacacacacaaacacacacctctcctgGCCTGCTGTGTCCCACAACTGTAGTAGGGTGGGCTCTCCATCCACTACTAGAGTCTTCATCTGAAAGTCCACCCCTGAGGATCAACACAAGAGGACGTTCAAACACACTACTCCAAAAGACAATCCCATTACCATCGAAATATACATTCTATATCTGTCCCAGGCAACTAGGCATGCATACAAGACCAGCACCATGGGATAGAGCCTTTGGAGACTTAACAAGCCAAGCTGTGTCGGGGAGAGTAGTGTGAAAGCGTGCTTAACCGAGCCCGAGCGGTGCAGCTAGACTAACTCCTTGTTCACCATTTACAGTCAAAAGTAATGTGCGGATAGAATGATACTGTAAACAGGTGAGAGCTAACACAGGCGCGCTTGACACACCCACCCAGGGTAGCGCTGCTGTTTCCTCGGAACTCGTTCTTGCAGAGGCGGAGCAGGAAGCTGGACTTGCCCACCGCTGCGTCGCCAGCCAACACCACCCTGTAGGCCTTCTCTGATGTCATATAGCCCAGGTCAGCTGACTCCTTCTCTTTaccctatacacacagagagagagagagagagagggggagggagacacagagagagagcgagagagagcgtgagaggaagagagagtgcgagcgggagcgagagagaaagaaagaaagtgaaaGAGGTTAAAGGCACACCTTTAATGTACCGGACCATGTCATAATACTGGAATGATGTCAACTCACTTGTCATGCATAGTCAACAATCAACAGTTTCTCCTGAACTAAGTCAACCATTTACACAAGTGTTTTCTAATACGTCTGCCTGCTAACCAAGTAAATCCGCCAAGTGTCTGTTTCTTTTTTAAATGGTTTTAAAGCTCCAAAATGTGCTTTTAATTGAGTTCTACAATCCAGGATTTacgctctcctctcttctcacacCACTGCCCTCTGTCCTATACCTCATTGGTGATGGCAGAGAGGGCCTTGCGTGTGGACGCTCCAGAGCTGGTCCGGCTGACTGACTCCAAAGGTTTCCAGTCCAGGACAGAATCACTGTCTGATCCAAACACCATCTCATCCCGCATCTCTGTAACCTGACACAATAACACTATCGCATTAACATCCTTAAATAATGAGCGTTATCAGTAATAATAAGTGTACGTAGTACAAGTGGATGACGACGTGTGTATAACgtctttgtgtgtatgtgttgtgcgttactgtaaagtgtgtgtgtgtttgtgtgtctgtgtgtgtaataagcatgtgtctgtgtgtgtgcgtatagtGCGTACATGTATGTGTGTACTACGGCatagtctatgtgtgtgtgtttgtatgtagtgtgcgtgtgtgtgtgtgtgtattactgtatgtttgtgtgtcttaCGTCGTTGTCTGAGTGGTCCCCCGCAAGGCTGTCTGTGTTCCCGGCCATCCTCTGTTCCTCCTCGTGCTCTTTCACCTCCTGCTCAGAGTCATATCCGTTGTTGGAGCAACGCAGCGTGGACATGCCGCTGTCTAGGCAGCTCTCGGGCAGGCTGTCTACCTCACAGCTGCGTTTGCGCTGCATGGCCGGGTCACACAGAGCCAGGGCTAGGGTGTCCAGACTGGTCCGCCGACACCCCAGAGAACTCCTACCACCTTCACCTCCACAAAGGCCCAGCAGGTCTTCGTCCACATCCACACCATCCACACCCGCCTGGTAGAACCTGGGACAgtatagacagacagaggcatTCCTGTCAGTCACAACATCCACACAGTCTACTCGAAACAGAAACTTTTCCTcgctacagtggttcctcctttaaaagttgcgagcttacaccgcgggacttAAGAGGTACCCAGAATCAGGGCTTCATTGATCCCGACCACCGcaggggggagttagagcactcatcagggtcccaaggtttttatatgaccaatcatatcgagtggttccaatgacaaaTTTGACATTATGCCACCCGTCGCtggtaagtgtatgtaaactttcgacttcaactgtacctacacacgtatctacagttgaagtcggaagtttacatactgtcaCGCGCCTCATTTCAACAATCGTGACAGAACCACAAACGGAcaaagcagcgtggccaggaggagcagacatcctggacatgggaggatatcttggacggtaagggatcctggacgtgggaggagatccaggccggaaaggatcgccttccatgggagcaGACGGAGGCAGGAACAACGACGACGCAGGGGTTCGCGACCACGACGGAAGcctgagaggcagccccccaattttgtttggggggggggggcacacggggtggttggCGGAGCCAGGGTTTAAaccagagccaactccccgtactcaccgtggggagcgtgtgaccggGCAGAAACCATGTTTTGCGGTGATACGCactgtgtccccagtgcgcatccacagcccggtgcgtgCTGTGcgagctccccgcacttgccgtgcgaaagtGGGCATCTGTCCAGGACGGGTGGTGGCGGCTCAGCAcgcctggtctccagtgcgcctctttgatccaggatatcctgcgccggctctacgtgCTGTATCTCCGGTgcaccttcacagcccagtgcgtcctgtgccagctccccgcacgtgCCGTGCGAAGGTGGTCCTTTGCCCAGaacgcgttgtgccagctctacgctctagacctccagtgcgcctccacagtccagtacgtcctgtgcctcctccccacaCTCGACCTGAGGTGCGcgtcaccagcccggtgccacctgtatcGGCCCCACGcgtcaggcctccagtgcgcctccccattCCAggacgtcctgtgcctgctcctcgcgctcgccctgaggtgcgtgtcaccagcccagtaccaccagtgccggacccacgcaccaggtttccggcgacgatccccagtccagagcttttggcgacagttcccagtccagagcttccggcgacagttccgagtccagagcttccggcgacgtttcacagtccggaacctcccgcggcgtttcacagtccggaacctcccgcaacggtccacagtccggaacctccaacaacggtccacagtccggaacctccaacgacggtccacagtccggaacctccaactacggtccacagtccggaaccgccaacgacggtccacagtccggaacctcctgagactgtccgcagtccggaacctcctgagactgtccgcagtccggaacctcctgagacggtccgcagtccggaacctcctgagacggccggtagtccggagcctcctgcgacggtcggcagtccagagcccccggcgatgatccacggtccgcgatgatccatggtccggttcctccggcgacaatccacggtccggagtccccgacgacgatctacggtccggtccctccggcgacgatccacggtccggttccatgGAGGCGGAGGGATCAGCTA encodes the following:
- the LOC139545806 gene encoding ras and EF-hand domain-containing protein homolog gives rise to the protein MSLPAMGTDRESLCSLFHACDVDNSGRIEKDEFVQICSELLVPPTEREHIFSKLDTDRDGTINLAEFISGFHRISEQVYCGDMESKSWGVSSQAWEDFQTRLGDHARFIPRNEQAATLYQNISMTEPRMVPQYERVIMSFTREIKQHNAEMENLALAVKRAHDQAAMQLSEMEEEMDQRIHAAENNTQQQEANRTEAALSELKRHYESEVCELQHKLQKMQLIEDQYKNINMKDESSTLKRKINELTLENQRLKQELMQSQTNIAFLQSELASLKSDLTDHSINSERDEAMMREFSDERENLERQIEILQTANRKLHDSNDGLRSSLENTLSKSNKRGSSASPASTISRRSKSICYSSPYRDRFYQAGVDGVDVDEDLLGLCGGEGGRSSLGCRRTSLDTLALALCDPAMQRKRSCEVDSLPESCLDSGMSTLRCSNNGYDSEQEVKEHEEEQRMAGNTDSLAGDHSDNDVTEMRDEMVFGSDSDSVLDWKPLESVSRTSSGASTRKALSAITNEGKEKESADLGYMTSEKAYRVVLAGDAAVGKSSFLLRLCKNEFRGNSSATLGVDFQMKTLVVDGEPTLLQLWDTAGQERFRSIAKSYFRRADGVLLLYDVTCEKSFLNVREWVDMIEDVSQDDIPIMLVGNKCDLREQALQDSVTCVPTSFGEKLAMTYNALFCETSAKDGSNVIEAVLHLAREMTKQVHGDENQESVTNLYRSPNKKMPTVTCCTG